One part of the Gallus gallus isolate bGalGal1 chromosome 38, bGalGal1.mat.broiler.GRCg7b, whole genome shotgun sequence genome encodes these proteins:
- the LOC101749377 gene encoding heterogeneous nuclear ribonucleoprotein L isoform X1, translating to MSRRRWRGPQSAEGSGRGGEMGKMAAGGGGGGGSGRYYGGGGDGGRAPKRQKTENAEPPPHGPGGPGGGGGAGAGGAENYDDPHKTPASPVVHIRGLIDGVVEADLVEALQEFGPISYVVVMPKKRQALVEFEDILGACNAVNYAADNQIYIAGHPAFVNYSTSQKISRPGDSDDSRGVNNVLLFTILNPIYSITTDVLYTICNPCGPVQRIVIFRKNGVQAMVEFDSVQSAQRAKASLNGADIYSGCCTLKIEYAKPTRLNVFKNDQDTWDYTNPNLSGQGDPGGNPNKRQRQPPLLGDHPAEYGGPHGGYHGHYHDEGYGPPPPHYEGRRMGPPVGGHRRGPSRYGPQYGHPPPPPPPPEYGPHADSPVLMVYGLDQSKMNCDRVFNIFCLYGNVEKVKFMKSKPGAAMVEMADGYAVDRAITHLNNNFMFGQKLNVCVSKQQAIMPGQSYGLEDGSCSYKDFSGSRNNRFSTPEQAAKNRIQHPSNVLHFFNAPLEVTEENFYEICDELGVKRPSSVKVFSGKTPGLRKGHSSAGERSSSGLLEWESKSDALETLGFLNHYQMKNPNGPYPYTLKLCFSTAQHAS from the exons ATGTCGCGGCGGCGGTGGCGGGGCCCGCAGAGCGCGGAGGGCAGCGGCCGCGGGGGCGAGATGGGCAAAatggcggcgggcggcggcggcgggggcggctcGGGGCGGTACTACGGCGGGGGGGGCGACGGAGGCCGAGCCCCGAAGCGTCAGAAGACGGAGAACGCGGAGCCGCCGCCTCATGGGCCCggagggccgggggggggcggcggggccggggccggcggAGCG GAGAACTACGACGATCCCCACAAGACCCCCGCGTCCCCCGTGGTGCACATCCGGGGGCTGATCGACGGCGTGGTGGAGGCCGACCTGGTGGAGGCCCTGCAGGAGTTTGGCCCCATCAG TTACGTGGTGGTGATGCCCAAGAAGCGCCAGGCCTTGGTGGAGTTTGAGGACATCCTGGGTGCCTGCAATGCTGTCAACTACGCAGCCGACAACCAAATCTACATCGCCGGACACCCCGCCTTCGTCAACTACTCCACCAGCCAGAAGATCTCCCGCCCCGGGGACAGCGACGACTCCCGCGGCGTCAACAACGTTTTGCTCTTCACCATTCTCAACCCCATCTACTCGATCACGACG gatgTGCTCTACACCATCTGCAACCCGTGTGGCCCCGTGCAGAGGATCGTTATCTTCAGGAAGAACGGCGTCCAGGCCATGGTGGA GTTTGACTCAGTGCAGAGCGCACAGCGAGCCAAAGCGTCCCTTAACGGGGCCGACATCTACTCTGGGTGCTGCACGCTGAAGATTGAGTACGCTAAG cccacACGCCTGAACGTTTTCAAGAACGACCAGGACACCTGGGACTACACCAACCCCAACCTCAGCGGACAAG GCGACCCGGGCGGCAATCCCAACAAGCGCCAGCGGCAGCCCCCGCTCCTGGGAGACCACCCGGCGGAGTACG GAGGACCCCACGGCGGATACCACGGGCACTACCACGATGAGGGCTACGGCCCCCCGCCGCCCCATTATGAAGGGAGGAGGATGGGACCCCCGGTCGGGGGGCACCGCCGGGGGCCCAGCCGCTACGGCCCCCAGTATGGGCACCCCCCGCCCCCACCGCCGCCCCCTGAGTATGGCCCCCACGCCGACAGCCCAGTGCTGATGGTTTACGGGTTGGACCAGTCCAAGATGAACTGTGACCGCGTCTTCAACATCTTCTGCCTCTACGGGAACGTGGAGAAG GTGAAGTTCATGAAGAGCAAACCGGGGGCGGCCATGGTGGAGATGGCCGACGGGTACGCCGTGGACAGGGCCATCACCCACCTCAACAACAACTTCATGTTCGGGCAGAAGCTGAACGTCTG cgTCTCCAAGCAGCAAGCCATCATGCCGGGGCAGTCCTACGGGCTGGAGGACGGTTCCTGCAGCTACAAAGACTTCAGCGGGTCACGCAACAACCGCTTCTCCACCCCGGAGCAGGCGGCCAAGAACCGCATCCAGCACCCCAGCAACGTGCTGCACTTCTTCAACGCGCCCCTCGAGGTGACGGAGGAGAACTTCTACGAG ATCTGCGACGAGCTGGGGGTGAAGCGGCCGTCCTCCGTCAAGGTGTTCTCTGGCAAGA cccccgggcTGAGGAAGGGTCACTCCTCTGCAGGTGAGCGCAGCTCCTCGGGGCTGCTGGAGTGGGAGTCCAAGAGCGACGCTCTGGAGACCCTCGGCTTCCTCAACCACTACCAGATGAAGAACCCCA atgGGCCCTACCCCTACACGCTGAAGCTCTGCTTCTCCACCGCCCAGCACGCCTCCTAA
- the LOC101749377 gene encoding heterogeneous nuclear ribonucleoprotein L isoform X2 produces the protein MSRRRWRGPQSAEGSGRGGEMGKMAAGGGGGGGSGRYYGGGGDGGRAPKRQKTENAEPPPHGPGGPGGGGGAGAGGAENYDDPHKTPASPVVHIRGLIDGVVEADLVEALQEFGPISYVVVMPKKRQALVEFEDILGACNAVNYAADNQIYIAGHPAFVNYSTSQKISRPGDSDDSRGVNNVLLFTILNPIYSITTDVLYTICNPCGPVQRIVIFRKNGVQAMVEFDSVQSAQRAKASLNGADIYSGCCTLKIEYAKPTRLNVFKNDQDTWDYTNPNLSGQGDPGGNPNKRQRQPPLLGDHPAEYGGPHGGYHGHYHDEGYGPPPPHYEGRRMGPPVGGHRRGPSRYGPQYGHPPPPPPPPEYGPHADSPVLMVYGLDQSKMNCDRVFNIFCLYGNVEKVKFMKSKPGAAMVEMADGYAVDRAITHLNNNFMFGQKLNVCVSKQQAIMPGQSYGLEDGSCSYKDFSGSRNNRFSTPEQAAKNRIQHPSNVLHFFNAPLEVTEENFYEICDELGVKRPSSVKVFSGKSERSSSGLLEWESKSDALETLGFLNHYQMKNPNGPYPYTLKLCFSTAQHAS, from the exons ATGTCGCGGCGGCGGTGGCGGGGCCCGCAGAGCGCGGAGGGCAGCGGCCGCGGGGGCGAGATGGGCAAAatggcggcgggcggcggcggcgggggcggctcGGGGCGGTACTACGGCGGGGGGGGCGACGGAGGCCGAGCCCCGAAGCGTCAGAAGACGGAGAACGCGGAGCCGCCGCCTCATGGGCCCggagggccgggggggggcggcggggccggggccggcggAGCG GAGAACTACGACGATCCCCACAAGACCCCCGCGTCCCCCGTGGTGCACATCCGGGGGCTGATCGACGGCGTGGTGGAGGCCGACCTGGTGGAGGCCCTGCAGGAGTTTGGCCCCATCAG TTACGTGGTGGTGATGCCCAAGAAGCGCCAGGCCTTGGTGGAGTTTGAGGACATCCTGGGTGCCTGCAATGCTGTCAACTACGCAGCCGACAACCAAATCTACATCGCCGGACACCCCGCCTTCGTCAACTACTCCACCAGCCAGAAGATCTCCCGCCCCGGGGACAGCGACGACTCCCGCGGCGTCAACAACGTTTTGCTCTTCACCATTCTCAACCCCATCTACTCGATCACGACG gatgTGCTCTACACCATCTGCAACCCGTGTGGCCCCGTGCAGAGGATCGTTATCTTCAGGAAGAACGGCGTCCAGGCCATGGTGGA GTTTGACTCAGTGCAGAGCGCACAGCGAGCCAAAGCGTCCCTTAACGGGGCCGACATCTACTCTGGGTGCTGCACGCTGAAGATTGAGTACGCTAAG cccacACGCCTGAACGTTTTCAAGAACGACCAGGACACCTGGGACTACACCAACCCCAACCTCAGCGGACAAG GCGACCCGGGCGGCAATCCCAACAAGCGCCAGCGGCAGCCCCCGCTCCTGGGAGACCACCCGGCGGAGTACG GAGGACCCCACGGCGGATACCACGGGCACTACCACGATGAGGGCTACGGCCCCCCGCCGCCCCATTATGAAGGGAGGAGGATGGGACCCCCGGTCGGGGGGCACCGCCGGGGGCCCAGCCGCTACGGCCCCCAGTATGGGCACCCCCCGCCCCCACCGCCGCCCCCTGAGTATGGCCCCCACGCCGACAGCCCAGTGCTGATGGTTTACGGGTTGGACCAGTCCAAGATGAACTGTGACCGCGTCTTCAACATCTTCTGCCTCTACGGGAACGTGGAGAAG GTGAAGTTCATGAAGAGCAAACCGGGGGCGGCCATGGTGGAGATGGCCGACGGGTACGCCGTGGACAGGGCCATCACCCACCTCAACAACAACTTCATGTTCGGGCAGAAGCTGAACGTCTG cgTCTCCAAGCAGCAAGCCATCATGCCGGGGCAGTCCTACGGGCTGGAGGACGGTTCCTGCAGCTACAAAGACTTCAGCGGGTCACGCAACAACCGCTTCTCCACCCCGGAGCAGGCGGCCAAGAACCGCATCCAGCACCCCAGCAACGTGCTGCACTTCTTCAACGCGCCCCTCGAGGTGACGGAGGAGAACTTCTACGAG ATCTGCGACGAGCTGGGGGTGAAGCGGCCGTCCTCCGTCAAGGTGTTCTCTGGCAAGA GTGAGCGCAGCTCCTCGGGGCTGCTGGAGTGGGAGTCCAAGAGCGACGCTCTGGAGACCCTCGGCTTCCTCAACCACTACCAGATGAAGAACCCCA atgGGCCCTACCCCTACACGCTGAAGCTCTGCTTCTCCACCGCCCAGCACGCCTCCTAA
- the LOC101749377 gene encoding heterogeneous nuclear ribonucleoprotein L isoform X3, with protein MSRRRWRGPQSAEGSGRGGEMGKMAAGGGGGGGSGRYYGGGGDGGRAPKRQKTENAEPPPHGPGGPGGGGGAGAGGAENYDDPHKTPASPVVHIRGLIDGVVEADLVEALQEFGPISYVVVMPKKRQALVEFEDILGACNAVNYAADNQIYIAGHPAFVNYSTSQKISRPGDSDDSRGVNNVLLFTILNPIYSITTDVLYTICNPCGPVQRIVIFRKNGVQAMVEFDSVQSAQRAKASLNGADIYSGCCTLKIEYAKPTRLNVFKNDQDTWDYTNPNLSGQGDPGGNPNKRQRQPPLLGDHPAEYGRTLQCWGGGGGGCGGVSPPHGIPNSVPVLPPSFPGGPHGGYHGHYHDEGYGPPPPHYEGRRMGPPVGGHRRGPSRYGPQYGHPPPPPPPPEYGPHADSPVLMVYGLDQSKMNCDRVFNIFCLYGNVEKVKFMKSKPGAAMVEMADGYAVDRAITHLNNNFMFGQKLNVCVSKQQAIMPGQSYGLEDGSCSYKDFSGSRNNRFSTPEQAAKNRIQHPSNVLHFFNAPLEVTEENFYEICDELGVKRPSSVKVFSGKSERSSSGLLEWESKSDALETLGFLNHYQMKNPNGPYPYTLKLCFSTAQHAS; from the exons ATGTCGCGGCGGCGGTGGCGGGGCCCGCAGAGCGCGGAGGGCAGCGGCCGCGGGGGCGAGATGGGCAAAatggcggcgggcggcggcggcgggggcggctcGGGGCGGTACTACGGCGGGGGGGGCGACGGAGGCCGAGCCCCGAAGCGTCAGAAGACGGAGAACGCGGAGCCGCCGCCTCATGGGCCCggagggccgggggggggcggcggggccggggccggcggAGCG GAGAACTACGACGATCCCCACAAGACCCCCGCGTCCCCCGTGGTGCACATCCGGGGGCTGATCGACGGCGTGGTGGAGGCCGACCTGGTGGAGGCCCTGCAGGAGTTTGGCCCCATCAG TTACGTGGTGGTGATGCCCAAGAAGCGCCAGGCCTTGGTGGAGTTTGAGGACATCCTGGGTGCCTGCAATGCTGTCAACTACGCAGCCGACAACCAAATCTACATCGCCGGACACCCCGCCTTCGTCAACTACTCCACCAGCCAGAAGATCTCCCGCCCCGGGGACAGCGACGACTCCCGCGGCGTCAACAACGTTTTGCTCTTCACCATTCTCAACCCCATCTACTCGATCACGACG gatgTGCTCTACACCATCTGCAACCCGTGTGGCCCCGTGCAGAGGATCGTTATCTTCAGGAAGAACGGCGTCCAGGCCATGGTGGA GTTTGACTCAGTGCAGAGCGCACAGCGAGCCAAAGCGTCCCTTAACGGGGCCGACATCTACTCTGGGTGCTGCACGCTGAAGATTGAGTACGCTAAG cccacACGCCTGAACGTTTTCAAGAACGACCAGGACACCTGGGACTACACCAACCCCAACCTCAGCGGACAAG GCGACCCGGGCGGCAATCCCAACAAGCGCCAGCGGCAGCCCCCGCTCCTGGGAGACCACCCGGCGGAGTACGGTAGGacgctgcagtgctgggggggggggggaggggggtgcgGAGGTGTCAGCCCTCCCCACGGGATCCCCAACTCTGTCCCTGTGCTCCCCCCATCCTTCCCAGGAGGACCCCACGGCGGATACCACGGGCACTACCACGATGAGGGCTACGGCCCCCCGCCGCCCCATTATGAAGGGAGGAGGATGGGACCCCCGGTCGGGGGGCACCGCCGGGGGCCCAGCCGCTACGGCCCCCAGTATGGGCACCCCCCGCCCCCACCGCCGCCCCCTGAGTATGGCCCCCACGCCGACAGCCCAGTGCTGATGGTTTACGGGTTGGACCAGTCCAAGATGAACTGTGACCGCGTCTTCAACATCTTCTGCCTCTACGGGAACGTGGAGAAG GTGAAGTTCATGAAGAGCAAACCGGGGGCGGCCATGGTGGAGATGGCCGACGGGTACGCCGTGGACAGGGCCATCACCCACCTCAACAACAACTTCATGTTCGGGCAGAAGCTGAACGTCTG cgTCTCCAAGCAGCAAGCCATCATGCCGGGGCAGTCCTACGGGCTGGAGGACGGTTCCTGCAGCTACAAAGACTTCAGCGGGTCACGCAACAACCGCTTCTCCACCCCGGAGCAGGCGGCCAAGAACCGCATCCAGCACCCCAGCAACGTGCTGCACTTCTTCAACGCGCCCCTCGAGGTGACGGAGGAGAACTTCTACGAG ATCTGCGACGAGCTGGGGGTGAAGCGGCCGTCCTCCGTCAAGGTGTTCTCTGGCAAGA GTGAGCGCAGCTCCTCGGGGCTGCTGGAGTGGGAGTCCAAGAGCGACGCTCTGGAGACCCTCGGCTTCCTCAACCACTACCAGATGAAGAACCCCA atgGGCCCTACCCCTACACGCTGAAGCTCTGCTTCTCCACCGCCCAGCACGCCTCCTAA